One Denticeps clupeoides chromosome 10, fDenClu1.1, whole genome shotgun sequence genomic window carries:
- the LOC114798208 gene encoding nuclear receptor coactivator 3-like isoform X3, with protein MTSLGENSMEPLCSDRKRKLSTCDTPGMGCDKRRREQESKYIEELAELISANLSDIDTFNVKPDKCAILKETVRQIRQIKEQGKAASSDDDVQKADVSSTGQGVIDKDHLGPLLLQALDGFLFVVNREGNIVFVSDNVTQYLQYKQEELINTSVYNILHDEDREEFHKNLPKSNVNGVSWGGEAPRQKSHTFNCRMQVKFGHAHGPTEEGPGGPRFETMQCFALTQPKAMMEEGEDLQSCMICVARRVTAVERTESFSTRHELSGKLIQIDQNSLRAPMRPGWEDLLRRCIQMFLQHSDGQPWSHKRHYHEAFLHGHAETPLYRFSLSDGTPVTAQTKSKLYRHPMTNEPQGFISTHLLQREQNGCRTGQTGGMRQPGMGNANPSPQMNMGPGGGMGMGMNRGYGMNEQGHMGQMGHMGGGSIYGGNPNTGGGMGNMGNRMMQMNQMNHMNHMGQMNQMGQMNQMNQMGQMNQMNQMGQMGPMNQMSQMGPMNQMNPMNPGPGMQQHQQHQQPPFQATGGYGLGGMNSPAGSPGINGPQQNILMSPRTKGSPKMGASQFSPGGMHSPMGSGGVGSGGGSSFSSSSLNALQAISEGVGTSLPSLPSVLASASPAHKPDSSPSIHSSTQPCKSTPGHGDSKSPAGAFGSAAADHHHHHSHAPPAESSASGSAGVNQVERPDSQAPGGGKEHVDGAGETGPSSTEPPRRVPDSKGHKKLLQLLTSPAEDLGLGVGSGSTIPPVPSGGPGTNTSGGMEGSVTSPTSTGVSSSSSSSSNLVSNLGGAGGAGGVCSSHYTASLQEKHKILHKLLQNGNTPDEVAKITAEATGKMALGHEPGMAAGDPGGAQGGTATGATLNNGASTGPVEPKQEQQSPKKEKTHALLHYLLNKDDSKEPADIKPKTEDLEGKGLLGVCNGAMGSGSTPDNMEGKIKSEPADELDTILGGLKNSGTEFHPDQGSGANDRGNKAQSFPDDTGVRSPGQGAGSRVPFQRALSLDGKLAGGTGPAARRGVPCPMPVKQESTDGQAMLGGNMGMMSRGTPVHQRSGDWMPRSSASPVGSSGHPTMGRPGMDYSSKGMFGGPMVNRSNSVPGGRSMLQQQLMDMGPTDMNMGMSPFSQQCPSSQSPSWPDSMMGMENSRRQFGNALDDLLVPPSTSEGQSDERALLDQLDSLLNTDVIALEEIDRALGIPDLISQGQGGEPQSEPFPGQDPSMVMEQKPMYGQGYPGPPSMGMPSGYGGSPMQAQPPPGGYGPMMNQMGQQGGFPSMGGIGSMGPMGSMGHPRANMMRPRMMSNAKPMRLQLQQRIQGQQFMSQTRQGMAMKMDAPGGGGQGMRPSGMQPGMGGQAGFLNAQMMAQRSRDMVNIQMRRQRMMMMMQQQQQTAAGGFSPPPNVTAPAGMDTTMGGPPMGQPGQQQFGYGGSYGMGQQGDPSFAPSGGSPPNPMMSGRLGPPQNPMMQQQPQGSHMYQTADMKGWPQGGMGRNRHESTRTESSPSLIKNIYLSMYPA; from the exons TCATCGACAAGGACCATCTGGGGCCACTCCTGCTACAG GCCCTGGATGGTTTCCTGTTCGTGGTGAACCGGGAGGGCAACATAGTGTTTGTGTCCGACAACGTCACCCAGTATCTCCAGTACAAGCAGGAGGAGCTTATCAACACCAGTGTGTACAACATCCTGCATGACGAAGACCGAGAGGAGTTTCACAAGAACCTGCCCAAGTCCAATG tGAATGGAGTGTCGTGGGGGGGTGAGGCTCCACGGCAAAAGAGCCACACCTTTAACTGCCGCATGCAGGTGAAGTTTGGTCATGCCCACGGCCCTACAGAGGAGGGTCCCGGTGGTCCTCGTTTTGAAACCATGCAGTGCTTTGCCCTGACTCAGCCTAAAGCCATGATGGAGGAAGGAGAAG ATTTGCAATCCTGTATGATCTGTGTGGCTCGCCGTGTGACTGCAGTGGAACGAACTGAGAGCTTCAGTACCAGACACGAGCTGTCAG GCAAGCTGATACAGATAGACCAGAATTCCTTGCGTGCGCCAATGCGTCCTGGCTGGGAGGACCTTCTGCGTAGATGCATCCAGATGTTCTTACAGCACAGTGATGGGCAACCCTGGTCACACAAACGTCACTATCATGAGG CTTTCCTTCATGGTCATGCGGAGACTCCTCTGTATCGCTTTTCTCTGTCTGATGGCACCCCCGTTACTGCCCAGACTAAAAGCAAGCTCTACCGCCACCCCATGACCAATGAACCTCAAGGCTTCATATCTACACACCTGCTTCAGAG GGAACAGAATGGCTGTCGCACAGGCCAGACGGGTGGTATGCGGCAACCGGGAATGGGCAATGCCAACCCTAGTCCCCAGATGAATATGGGCCCTGGTGGTGGCATGGGGATGGGCATGAACAGGGGGTATGGGATGAATGAACAGGGCCATATGGGTCAAATGGGACATATGGGTGGTGGTTCCATCTATGGTGGCAACCCAAACACTGGAGGGGGCATGGGCAACATGGGAAACAGAATGATGCAGATGAACCAGATGAATCACATGAATCACATGGGTCAAATGAACCAGATGGGTCAAATGAATCAAATGAACCAGATGGGTCAAATGAATCAAATGAACCAGATGGGTCAAATGGGTCCAATGAACCAGATGAGTCAAATGGGTCCAATGAATCAGATGAACCCAATGAATCCTGGACCTGGcatgcagcagcaccagcagcaccagcagcctCCATTTCAAGCCACGGGGGGCTATGGCCTTGGGGGGATGAACAGCCCTGCTGGGAGCCCTGGCATAAATGGACCCCAGCAAAACATCCTAATGTCTCCTCGCACCAAGGGCAGTCCAAAAATGGGTGCTAGCCAGTTCTCCCCAGGTG GAATGCACTCCCCCATGGGTTCAGGAGGGGTTGGGAGTGGTGGCGGCAGCTCCTTCTCAAGTAGCTCCCTGAATGCCCTGCAGGCCATCAGTGAGGGTGTGGGGACCTCTTTGCCGTCCCTCCCCTCAGTCCTTGCCTCTGCATCCCCAGCTCACAAACCTGACAGTTCTCCCAGTATTCATTCCTCCACCCAGCCTTGCAAGTCAACCCCAGGACATGGTGACTCCAAGAGCCCTGCTGGTGCATTTGGCTCTGCTGCTGCagaccaccatcatcaccacagCCATGCACCCCCTGCTGAAAGCAGTGCAAGTGGCAGCGCTGGTGTCAACCAAGTGGAGAGGCCTGACAGTCAGGCTCCAGGAGGAGGAAAGGAGCATGTGGATGGTGCTGGAGAGACAGGACCATCCTCCACAGAACCACCCAGGAGAGTTCCTGACAGTAAGGGCCACAAGAAACTGTTGCAGCTCCTCACTTCCCCAGCTGAGGATCTGGGGTTGGGAGTGGGAAGTGGCTCCACTATCCCCCCTGTTCCTTCAGGAGGCCCTGGAACCAACACCTCAGGTGGGATGGAGGGCAGTGTCACCAGTCCTACCTCAACAGGGGTGTCTTCGTCATCGTCCTCCTCCAGCAATCTGGTGTCAAATCTgggaggagcaggtggagcTGGAGGTGTTTGTTCCTCCCACTATACAGCATCTCTACAGGAGAAGCACAAGATCCTCCACAAGCTCCTGCAGAATGGCAACACACCAGATGAAGTGGCCAAGATCACAGCTGAGGCTACCGGGAAGATGGCATTGGGGCACGAGCCTGGCATGGCAGCTGGAGACCCAGGTGGGGCACAGGGTGGAACAGCTACTGGGGCAACTCTTAACAACGGCGCCTCCACCGGGCCGGTGGAACCCAAGCAAGAGCAGCAGAGTCCCAAGAAGGAGAAGACCCATGCTCTCCTCCATTACCTTCTCAACAAGGATGACTCCAAGGAACCCGCTGACATCAAGCCAAAGACTGAAGATCTGGAGGGAAAGGGGTTGTTAGGAGTCTGCAATGGTGCCATGGGGTCGGGCTCCACACCAGACAACATGGAAGGCAAGATCAAGTCAGAGCCAGCAGATGAG ctggACACAATCCTGGGAGGTCTGAAGAATTCTGGTACTGAATTTCACCCAGATCAGGGAAGTGGAGCCAACGATAGGGGAAACAAGGCCCAGAGTTTCCCAGATGACACCG GCGTAAGGAGTCCAGGACAGGGCGCTGGGTCCAGGGTTCCTTTTCAGAGGGCCCTCTCATTGGATGGGAAGTTGGCAGGGGGGACAGGGCCTGCAGCCAGACGCGGTGTCCCCTGTCCTATGCCCGTCAAACAGGAGAGCACAGATGGACAGGCGATGCTGGGAGGCAATATGG GAATGATGAGCCGGGGGACGCCTGTTCATCAGCGATCAGGAGACTGGATGCCTCGTTCCAGCGCCAGTCCTGTTGGCTCATCCGGGCATCCAACTATGGGCCGTCCAGGGATGGACTACAGCTCCAAAGGCATGTTTGGAGGGCCCATGGTGAACCGGTCCAACAGTGTGCCAGGCGGCCGCTCCatgctccagcagcagctaATGGACATGG GACCCACTGATATGAATATGGGGATGAGTCCATTTAGCCAGCAGTGTCCATCCAGCCAGTCCCCCTCATGGCCGGACAGCATGATGGGAATGGAGAACAGCAg GCGTCAGTTTGGTAATGCTCTGGATGATTTACTGGTTCCTCCATCCACCAGCGAGGGACAGAGCGATGAGAGGGCCCTGCTGGATCAGCTGGACTCGCTGCTCAACACTGATGTCATTGCGCTGGAGGAGATTGACCGGGCGCTGGGCATCCCAGACCTCATCAGCCAG gGTCAGGGGGGAGAACCCCAGTCAGAGCCATTCCCAGGACAAGACCCTTCCATGGTTATGGAGCAGAAGCCAATGTATGGACAGGGCTACCCAGGTCCACCCTCTATGGGTATGCCCTCCGGCTATGGGGGCAGCCCCATGCAGGCTCAGCCACCTCCAGGGGGCTATGGCCCCATGATGAACCAGATGGGTCAGCAGGGCGGCTTCCCCAGCATGGGTGGTATTGGAAGCATGGGCCCAATGGGCAGCATGGGCCACCCTCGTGCCAACATGATGAGACCACGAATGATGAGCAACGCCAAGCCCATGAGGCTCCAGCTGCAACAGAGGATACAGGGCCAACAG TTTATGAGCCAAACTCGACAGGGCATGGCCATGAAGATGGATGCCCCTGGTGGTGGGGGACAGGGGATGAGGCCTAGTGGAATGCAGCCAGGCATGGGGGGTCAG GCTGGATTTCTCAATGCTCAGATGATGGCTCAGCGCAGCCGGGATATGGTCAACATCCAGATGCGGCGACaaaggatgatgatgatgatgcagcagcaacaacagacGGCAGCTGGGGGTTTCAGCCCACCACCAAATGTTACCGCTCCTGCTGGCATGGACACGACCATGGGCGGTCCTCCCATGGGTCAGCCTGGCCAGCAGCAGTTTGGCTATGGAGGAAGCTATG GAATGGGACAGCAGGGCGACCCCTCGTTTGCCCCATCAGGAGGCAGCCCCCCCAACCCCATGATGTCTGGTCGCCTCGGCCCTCCACAGAATCCCATGATGCAACAGCAGCCACAGGGTAGCCACATGTACCAGACAGCTGACATGAAAGGATGGCCACAGGGAGGCATGGGCCGTAATAG ACATGAGTCAACCAGAACAGAATCCTCACCTTCTTTAATCAAAAACATCTACCTGTCCATGTACCCTGCCTGA